A stretch of Arachis hypogaea cultivar Tifrunner chromosome 15, arahy.Tifrunner.gnm2.J5K5, whole genome shotgun sequence DNA encodes these proteins:
- the LOC112748104 gene encoding LRR receptor-like serine/threonine-protein kinase HSL2 gives MPQHIFNPVRFLLLVLLCSSRLTQGMSFSLSLTRGTQILQQVKNTELQDQNDSLKNWSLDAHSTSPCNWTGITCDARNQSVLSIDLSETGVSGSFPSGFCRIQTLQTLNLASNFLGGAISSESLSLCSHLRLLNLSDNLFVGPLPEFSLEFSQLTELDLSKNNFSGEIPASFGRFPNVNVLVLSGNLLNGTIPPFLGNLSALVHLELAYNPLKPGSLPSQIGNLSNLEILFLAQNNLIGEIPDSIGNLMKLKNLDLSQNSLSGKIPSSISRLKSVKQIELFYNQLSGEVPRGVGNLTSLVRLDLSQNALTGTLPDSVAALRLNSLNLNDNLLSGEIPISLSSNPKLQQLKLFNNSFTGKLPEDLGRYSELEEFDVSTNDFAGELPKYLCQGNKLQRFLTFTNRFSGTIPDQYGDCDSLEYVRIENNQFSGQVPPKFWSLPKLQLLQMDNNRFEGSVSSSVSSARGITVLLLSGNSFSGNIPREFCELDQLVKIDISKNRFSGEVPGCITGLKRLQKLRMQNNAFSGDIPGNVSSWTELTELNLSHNQFSGSIPPKLGDLPQLTYLDLAGNLLTGEIPVELTKLTLNQFNISDNKLYGEVPSGFNHQVYLSGLMGNPGLCSSVIKELSPCSKRRPFSIIAILALSASVVLLLLSLFCFLKKTKSIHFGAKSKRSFKTTTFQRVAFNEEDIFPLLTDENVIASGSSGRVYRVNLAKTGQKVAVKKLWGGGRQEPDTETELVFRSEIETLGMIRHANIVKLLFSCSGDDFRILAYEYMENGSLGDVLHGEKCGELLDWNKRFEIAVGAAMGLAYLHHDCVPAIVHRDVKSNNILLDHEFRPRVADFGLAKTLQREAGEGGAGAGAMSRVAGSYGYIAPEYAYTLKVTEKSDVYSFGVVLMELITGKRPNDPSFGENKDIVRWVTETSLLSSVEGENGSFEGGHDHIDIIAKIVDPRLNPATCDYEEFEKVLNVALLCTSVFPINRPSMRRVVELLKDHKLPCPKL, from the exons ATGCCGCAACACATTTTCAACCCTGTGCGATTCTTGCTACTGGTTTTACTATGCTCAAGTCGTTTGACTCAAGGGATGTCGTTTTCACTTTCTCTCACAAGAGGCACCCAGATTTTGCAGCAAGTGAAGAACACTGAGCTTCAAGACCAAAACGACAGCCTCAAAAACTGGTCACTCGACGCACACAGCACTAGTCCTTGTAACTGGACCGGCATTACCTGTGACGCACGGAACCAATCGGTTCTCTCCATCGACCTCTCCGAAACCGGCGTCTCCGGCTCTTTCCCATCCGGTTTTTGCCGCATTCAGACTCTCCAAACCCTCAACCTCGCTTCCAACTTTCTAGGCGGCGCCATCTCCTCTGAATCACTCTCTCTGTGTTCCCACCTCCGCCTTTTGAACCTCTCTGACAACCTCTTCGTCGGACCTCTGCCGGAATTCTCGCTGGAATTTTCTCAACTAACAGAACTCGACCTCTCAAAGAACAACTTCAGCGGCGAAATTCCGGCCAGTTTCGGCCGGTTCCCGAACGTGAACGTGCTCGTTCTATCAGGGAACCTTCTCAATGGAACCATTCCTCCATTCTTGGGGAACCTCAGTGCGCTAGTTCATCTTGAACTCGCGTATAACCCATTGAAACCAGGATCATTACCTTCACAAATAGGAAACCTCTCTAACCTGGAAATTCTGTTCCTCGCACAAAATAACCTCATAGGTGAAATACCAGACTCCATTGGAAACCTCATGAAGCTCAAGAACTTGGATTTGTCTCAGAACTCATTGTCAGGTAAGATCCCAAGCAGCATTTCAAGATTGAAGAGTGTGAAGCAAATAGAGCTATTCTATAACCAGCTTTCTGGCGAAGTTCCACGTGGCGTAGGAAACCTCACAAGTTTGGTTCGTTTGGACCTCTCTCAGAACGCTCTCACGGGAACACTGCCAGATTCAGTTGCTGCATTGCGCCTTAATTCTCTTAACTTGAACGACAACCTTCTCAGTGGAGAAATCCCTATTAGTCTATCTTCGAACCCTAAGTTGCAGCAATTGAAGCTCTTCAACAACAGTTTCACCGGGAAACTACCGGAAGATCTCGgaagatactctgagttagaggaATTCGATGTCTCAACCAATGATTTCGCCGGTGAATTGCCCAAGTACCTTTGCCAAGGGAACAAGCTTCAGCGTTTCCTCACTTTCACGAATCGGTTTTCCGGAACTATTCCTGATCAATACGGAGACTGTGATTCTCTTGAATATGTCAGAATCGAGAACAACCAGTTCTCCGGTCAAGTACCACCGAAGTTCTGGAGCCTCCCGAAGCTTCAGCTTCTTCAAATGGATAACAACAGGTTTGAAGGTTCTGTCTCTTCTTCTGTATCCAGCGCCAGGGGAATCACTGTTCTTCTTTTATCCGGTAACAGCTTCTCAGGGAATATTCCGAGGGAATTTTGCGAACTCGATCAGCTTGTGAAGATTGACATCAGCAAGAACAGGTTTTCCGGCGAAGTTCCCGGTTGCATAACAGGGTTGAAAAGGTTGCAGAAGCTTAGGATGCAGAATAACGCGTTCTCCGGTGATATTCCCGGTAATGTGAGCTCATGGACCGAGTTGACTGAGTTGAACTTGTCTCATAACCAGTTCTCCGGTTCGATCCCGCCAAAACTCGGTGACTTGCCGCAGTTGACTTACCTTGATCTCGCCGGAAACTTGCTGACAGGTGAGATTCCGGTGGAGCTGACGAAACTCACACTCAATCAATTCAATATATCTGACAACAAATTGTACGGAGAAGTTCCTTCAGGTTTCAACCACCAAGTTTACTTGTCAGGTCTAATGGGAAACCCTGGTCTCTGTAGCTCAGTTATTAAAGAGCTTTCTCCTTGTTCCAAACGCAGACCCTTTTCCATCATTGCTATACTTGCTTTATCTGCAAGTGTAGTGCTCCTTCTGCTGTCTTTGTTCTGTTTCTTGAAGAAAACAAAGTCAATTCATTTTGGTGCCAAGTCCAAGCGTTCATTCAAGACAACAACTTTCCAACGGGTTGCTTTCAACGAAGAAGATATATTTCCCTTGTTAACTGATGAGAATGTGATTGCTTCTGGAAGTTCCGGTCGGGTCTACAGAGTGAACCTTGCCAAGACGGGTCAGAAAGTGGCGGTGAAGAAGCTTTGGGGAGGAGGAAGACAAGAGCCAGACACGGAGACTGAATTGGTGTTCAGATCGGAGATTGAGACCTTGGGGATGATCCGGCATGCTAACATTGTGAAGCTGTTGTTCAGTTGCAGTGGTGATGATTTCAGGATATTGGCGTATGAATACATGGAGAATGGAAGTTTGGGTGATGTTTTGCATGGGGAAAAGTGTGGTGAGTTGTTGGATTGGAACAAGAGGTTTGAAATTGCTGTGGGTGCGGCTATGGGGTTGGCTTATTTGCACCATGATTGTGTGCCTGCTATAGTTCATAGGGATGTGAAGAGCAATAACATATTGCTTGATCATGAGTTTAGGCCTCGTGTAGCGGATTTTGGGCTTGCTAAGACCTTGCAGCGTGAGGCTGGTGAGGGAGGTGCTGGTGCCGGTGCCATGTCCAGGGTTGCTGGATCATATGGTTACATTGCCCCGG AGTATGCTTATACACTCAAAGTAACTGAAAAGAGTGATGTCTACAGTTTTGGTGTGGTTTTGATGGAACTGATCACGGGCAAGAGGCCAAATGACCCTTCTTTTGGTGAGAACAAGGACATAGTGAGATGGGTCACTGAGACTTCTTTGCTATCATCTGTTGAAGGAGAAAATGGCAGTTTTGAGGGTGGTCACGATCATATTGATATTATCGCTAAGATTGTGGACCCAAGATTGAACCCAGCAACTTGTGATTATGAAGAGTTTGAGAAAGTTCTAAATGTGGCCCTACTTTGCACCTCAGTGTTTCCCATTAACAGACCCTCAATGAGAAGGGTGGTTGAATTGCTCAAGGACCATAAGCTGCCTTGTCCCAAGTTATGA